A window of Lentibacillus sp. Marseille-P4043 contains these coding sequences:
- the trpS gene encoding tryptophan--tRNA ligase — protein MNTIFSGIQPSGTLTIGNYLGAMQQFVKLQEDHDCYFCIVDEHAITVPQDRLKLRNNIRSLAALYLAAGIDPNKSTLFIQSEVSAHAELAWMMQSISYIGELERMTQFKDKANGKEAVSVALLTYPPLMAADILLYNTNLVPVGEDQKQHLELTRNLAQRFNNKYNDIFTIPEISVPKVGARIMSLQEPTKKMSKSDANEKAFISMLDEPKKIEKKIKSAVTDSEGIVKFDKENKPGISNLLTILASCRNESIEALEAYYQGKGYGEFKQDVAQAVIDVLAPIQERYNALIEADELDDILDNGADQAALTANKTLAKAKKAMGLGRVKRKKK, from the coding sequence ATGAACACCATATTTTCTGGAATTCAACCAAGCGGAACATTAACAATTGGAAATTATTTAGGAGCAATGCAGCAATTCGTAAAACTACAAGAAGATCATGATTGCTATTTTTGTATCGTTGATGAGCATGCAATAACGGTTCCGCAAGATAGACTAAAATTACGAAATAATATTCGTTCCCTTGCAGCTTTGTACCTTGCAGCTGGAATCGATCCGAATAAGTCTACATTGTTCATTCAGTCTGAAGTATCCGCACATGCGGAATTGGCATGGATGATGCAATCAATCAGTTATATCGGCGAATTAGAACGAATGACCCAATTTAAAGACAAAGCAAATGGAAAAGAAGCGGTATCTGTCGCATTGTTGACATACCCACCTTTAATGGCTGCAGATATTTTATTGTACAATACGAATTTAGTTCCTGTTGGTGAAGATCAAAAACAGCACCTTGAATTAACGCGAAATTTAGCGCAACGCTTTAATAACAAATATAATGACATCTTTACGATTCCGGAGATTAGTGTACCAAAGGTCGGTGCGCGAATCATGTCCTTACAAGAACCAACGAAAAAAATGAGTAAGTCTGATGCAAATGAGAAAGCATTTATTTCAATGTTAGACGAACCGAAGAAAATCGAGAAAAAAATAAAAAGTGCTGTGACCGATTCAGAGGGTATTGTTAAATTCGATAAAGAAAACAAGCCTGGCATCTCTAACTTGTTAACGATTTTAGCAAGCTGCAGAAATGAATCAATTGAAGCCCTTGAAGCATATTACCAAGGTAAAGGATACGGAGAATTTAAACAGGATGTAGCTCAAGCAGTCATTGATGTATTAGCACCTATCCAAGAGCGCTACAATGCATTAATCGAAGCAGACGAATTGGATGATATACTTGATAATGGCGCAGACCAAGCAGCATTAACAGCAAATAAAACTTTAGCAAAAGCGAAGAAAGCAATGGGATTAGGTCGCGTGAAGCGGAAGAAGAAATAA
- a CDS encoding YjbA family protein yields MLYLHDVWVNWFEGEENGYNVCYFHEWRKEDGIELLDQVPLLYINETLYDYIENDMHDLPKPMLDCIYKRAYIRKGQERTVLDYACIVTDGSDVIALDTIGYQIPIRKSRLIPRQEQLVFDMIENTKKQSFKFDENLYQKEYHMLSMPPELIYGLTRRERQLKQLLMMALDQLHTANNLEELRYWLTEWNPKKYPFIRYMDEEKVWQALYNGVKYGWSNAHEELCGKLIKGQPFLEKMWELEQNQEQQNTSKLR; encoded by the coding sequence ATGTTGTATTTGCACGATGTGTGGGTGAATTGGTTTGAAGGAGAAGAAAATGGTTATAATGTGTGTTATTTTCATGAATGGCGTAAAGAAGATGGAATCGAGCTACTGGATCAGGTTCCATTGCTGTACATAAATGAAACACTTTACGATTATATTGAAAATGATATGCATGATTTGCCAAAGCCAATGCTTGATTGTATTTATAAACGTGCATATATTCGCAAAGGGCAAGAAAGAACTGTATTGGATTATGCTTGTATTGTTACCGATGGGTCGGATGTTATCGCCTTGGACACGATTGGTTATCAGATTCCCATCCGCAAAAGCAGATTAATCCCAAGGCAGGAGCAGCTAGTTTTTGATATGATTGAAAACACAAAAAAGCAATCATTTAAATTTGATGAAAATCTGTATCAGAAAGAGTATCATATGTTATCTATGCCGCCAGAATTGATTTATGGATTGACCAGACGTGAGCGACAACTAAAACAGTTACTCATGATGGCACTTGACCAACTACATACGGCAAATAATCTCGAAGAATTACGCTATTGGTTAACAGAATGGAATCCAAAAAAGTACCCGTTCATTCGTTATATGGACGAAGAAAAGGTTTGGCAAGCATTATACAATGGCGTGAAGTATGGGTGGAGCAATGCTCATGAGGAACTTTGTGGAAAATTGATTAAAGGCCAGCCATTCTTAGAAAAAATGTGGGAACTGGAGCAGAATCAGGAACAGCAAAATACTTCGAAGTTAAGGTAG
- the fabF gene encoding beta-ketoacyl-ACP synthase II — MEERRVVITGLGAVSPLGNDVKSTWDNIVAGKSGVDFVTKVNKDDFPAKVAAEVKDFEPTSYMDKKDARKMDPFTQYAVAAAKMAVEDAKLEINEDIANRVGVWIGSGIGGMQTWEDQHKKFLEKGPRRVSPFFVPMMIPDMAAGQVSIQLGAKGINSCSTTACASGANSIGDAFKVIQRGGADYMIAGGTEAPISNMAFAGFCSAKALSLNDDPQSASRPFDKNRDGFVMGEGSGILILETLESAQKRGARIYGEIVGYGATGDAYHITAPALDGEGAARAMQQALDDANLSPADVDYINAHGTSTELNDKYETVAIKSVFGGHAGDVAVSSTKSMTGHLLGAAGGIESVIAVKSIEDSVIPATTNYETSDPECDLDYVPNKARKQNVDVVMSNSLGFGGHNVALIFKKYE, encoded by the coding sequence ATGGAGGAAAGAAGAGTTGTTATAACTGGATTAGGAGCCGTTTCTCCGTTAGGCAATGACGTTAAGTCAACATGGGATAACATTGTAGCTGGGAAGTCGGGCGTTGATTTTGTCACAAAAGTTAATAAAGACGATTTTCCTGCAAAAGTAGCTGCTGAGGTGAAAGATTTCGAGCCAACATCCTATATGGATAAAAAAGATGCAAGAAAGATGGATCCATTCACCCAATATGCTGTAGCAGCTGCGAAAATGGCGGTAGAAGATGCAAAACTTGAGATCAATGAAGATATTGCGAACCGTGTTGGTGTTTGGATCGGATCTGGAATTGGCGGTATGCAGACTTGGGAAGACCAACATAAGAAGTTTTTGGAAAAGGGTCCTCGACGGGTCAGTCCGTTTTTTGTACCGATGATGATCCCTGATATGGCTGCAGGTCAAGTCTCGATTCAACTAGGTGCAAAAGGAATTAATTCATGTTCAACAACTGCATGTGCTTCTGGTGCTAATTCCATTGGCGATGCGTTTAAGGTCATTCAACGCGGTGGAGCAGACTACATGATCGCAGGTGGCACAGAGGCACCGATTTCAAACATGGCTTTTGCCGGATTCTGTTCAGCGAAAGCATTGTCATTAAACGATGACCCACAATCAGCAAGCAGACCATTTGATAAAAATCGTGACGGATTTGTTATGGGCGAAGGTTCCGGTATTTTAATTCTTGAAACATTGGAATCAGCACAAAAACGTGGTGCACGTATTTATGGTGAAATTGTTGGCTATGGTGCAACAGGTGATGCTTACCATATTACAGCGCCAGCGCTTGATGGTGAAGGTGCAGCGAGAGCTATGCAACAAGCCTTGGATGATGCCAACTTATCTCCAGCAGATGTTGATTATATTAATGCACATGGTACGAGTACAGAGCTTAATGACAAGTATGAAACCGTAGCGATCAAAAGCGTATTCGGGGGCCATGCTGGTGATGTAGCTGTTTCATCAACGAAATCGATGACAGGTCACTTATTAGGTGCTGCAGGTGGAATTGAATCGGTTATTGCGGTGAAGTCGATTGAAGATAGTGTTATCCCAGCAACAACCAATTATGAAACATCAGATCCAGAATGTGATTTGGATTATGTCCCAAATAAAGCACGTAAACAGAATGTGGATGTTGTCATGAGTAATTCACTTGGTTTTGGTGGACATAATGTCGCTTTGATTTTTAAAAAATATGAATAA
- a CDS encoding beta-ketoacyl-ACP synthase III: MSVGILGTGHYVPTKVVTNKDMEKIVDTNDEWIRTRTGIEERRIADDDTDTSDMAYFAAENALEEANVKAEELDLILVATVTPDSPFPSVACRLQDRLGATQAAAMDVSAACSGFMYGLITAKQFIDTKTYKHILVIGVEKLSKITDWEDRNTCVLFGDGAGAAVVGEVSEGKGILSFELGANGSGGKYLYQDEHDHLIQNGREVFKFAVRQMPKSAVNVIEKIGYNKEDVDYLIPHQANIRIMDAAREKLGISEDKMATSIKRYGNNSAASIPIALSEAVKNGNIKDNDLLVLVGFGGGLTWGAVALRWGK; encoded by the coding sequence TACGTTCCAACCAAGGTCGTGACAAATAAGGATATGGAAAAAATCGTTGATACGAATGATGAATGGATTAGAACGAGGACGGGTATTGAAGAGCGACGAATAGCGGATGATGATACGGATACATCAGACATGGCTTATTTTGCTGCTGAAAATGCGCTTGAAGAGGCCAATGTGAAGGCAGAAGAGCTTGATTTGATATTGGTTGCAACGGTTACACCAGATTCACCTTTTCCATCTGTTGCATGTCGCTTACAAGATCGATTGGGTGCAACACAGGCTGCTGCAATGGATGTGAGTGCAGCGTGTTCCGGTTTTATGTATGGACTGATTACGGCAAAACAATTTATCGATACAAAAACATATAAGCATATTTTAGTAATTGGCGTTGAAAAACTGTCTAAGATTACGGATTGGGAAGACCGCAATACGTGTGTTCTTTTCGGTGATGGTGCCGGTGCTGCTGTAGTCGGCGAAGTTTCTGAAGGAAAAGGCATTTTATCATTTGAGTTGGGTGCTAATGGCTCTGGCGGCAAGTATTTATATCAAGATGAACATGATCACCTTATCCAAAATGGTCGTGAAGTCTTCAAGTTTGCTGTAAGACAAATGCCGAAATCTGCTGTAAACGTGATTGAAAAAATTGGTTACAATAAAGAAGATGTTGACTATCTAATTCCGCACCAAGCTAACATCCGTATCATGGACGCGGCCCGTGAAAAGTTAGGGATTTCCGAAGATAAAATGGCAACATCAATTAAAAGATATGGAAATAATTCCGCTGCCTCGATCCCAATTGCATTATCAGAAGCTGTTAAAAATGGCAACATAAAAGATAATGATTTACTTGTTTTAGTCGGCTTCGGTGGAGGCCTAACATGGGGTGCAGTAGCTTTACGTTGGGGAAAATAA